In Dysgonomonadaceae bacterium zrk40, one genomic interval encodes:
- the metG gene encoding methionine--tRNA ligase, with product MSRQFSRTLITSALPYANGPVHIGHLAGVYVPADIYARYLRLKGEEVLFIGGSDEHGIPITIKARKEGVTPQDIVDRYHGMISKSFEQFGITFDIYSRTTSEIHKKTASDFFRTLYDKGEFTELESEQYYDEEADQYLADRYITGSCPHCGNENAYGDQCEQCGTSLSPTELINPKSALSGSVPVMRTTKHWYLPLDKHEAWLRQWILEDHKEWRSNVYGQCKSWLDLGLQPRAVSRDLDWGVPVPVEGAEGKVLYVWFDAPIGYISNTRELLPDSWEKWWKQEDTKLVHFIGKDNIVFHCIVFPAMLKAEGSFILPDNVPSNEFLNLEGDKISTSRNWAVWLHEYLEEFPGKQDVLRYVLTANAPETKDNDFTWKDYQARNNNELVAVLGNFVNRALVLTQKYFDNKVPAAGELTDYDRETIAAAAKVKDEVEKLLETYHFRDAQREAMNLARIGNKYLADCEPWKTAKSDMERTATILHIALQITANLSIVCEPFLPFSAERLRTFLQTEKLPWEQLGCFDLLPEGHPLGKAELLFEKIEDETIELQVQKLLDTKKANEAEAYRAKPVKENIQFDTFEKLDIRVGTVLECEKVPKADKLLRFLLDDGLEKRTILSGIAAHYPNPQELVGRQVCFIANLEPRKLRGILSEGMILSAENSDGTLALVSPTKEVLPGSPVV from the coding sequence ATGTCCAGACAATTTTCACGCACACTGATCACATCGGCACTGCCCTATGCCAACGGGCCGGTGCACATCGGCCACCTGGCAGGCGTATACGTTCCTGCCGATATCTATGCACGTTACCTCCGCCTGAAAGGGGAAGAGGTCCTCTTCATCGGAGGCTCTGACGAACATGGCATCCCCATCACCATCAAGGCAAGGAAAGAGGGGGTCACCCCGCAGGATATCGTGGACCGCTACCACGGAATGATCAGCAAGTCGTTCGAGCAGTTCGGCATCACCTTCGACATATACTCTCGTACAACTTCAGAGATACATAAAAAGACCGCCTCCGACTTCTTCCGGACCCTCTACGACAAAGGGGAGTTCACCGAACTGGAGAGCGAACAGTATTACGATGAGGAGGCGGATCAGTACCTCGCAGACCGGTACATCACCGGCAGCTGCCCCCACTGCGGCAACGAGAACGCGTATGGCGACCAGTGCGAGCAGTGCGGCACCTCATTAAGTCCCACCGAGCTGATCAACCCCAAGTCGGCCCTCAGCGGCAGCGTGCCGGTGATGCGAACGACGAAGCACTGGTACCTGCCGCTGGACAAGCATGAGGCATGGCTCCGCCAGTGGATCCTGGAGGATCACAAGGAGTGGCGCAGCAATGTCTACGGGCAGTGCAAGTCGTGGCTCGACCTGGGCCTGCAGCCCCGTGCGGTGAGTCGCGACCTCGATTGGGGGGTGCCGGTACCGGTGGAGGGTGCCGAGGGGAAGGTGCTCTACGTCTGGTTCGATGCCCCCATCGGTTACATCTCCAACACGCGGGAGCTGCTGCCCGACAGCTGGGAGAAGTGGTGGAAGCAGGAGGACACCAAACTGGTGCATTTCATCGGCAAGGACAACATCGTCTTCCACTGCATCGTCTTCCCCGCCATGCTGAAGGCGGAGGGCTCCTTCATCCTGCCCGACAACGTCCCTTCCAACGAGTTCCTCAACCTGGAGGGAGACAAGATCTCCACCTCCCGCAACTGGGCCGTATGGCTGCATGAATATCTGGAGGAGTTCCCCGGCAAGCAGGATGTGCTGCGTTACGTGCTCACCGCCAATGCACCGGAGACGAAAGACAACGACTTCACCTGGAAAGATTACCAGGCACGCAACAACAACGAACTGGTAGCGGTGCTTGGCAACTTCGTGAACCGTGCACTGGTGCTCACACAGAAATATTTTGACAATAAGGTACCGGCGGCAGGAGAGCTGACCGACTACGACCGGGAGACCATCGCTGCAGCGGCAAAGGTAAAAGATGAAGTGGAAAAGTTGCTTGAGACCTACCATTTCCGGGATGCACAACGCGAAGCGATGAACCTGGCCCGCATCGGCAACAAGTACCTGGCCGACTGTGAGCCCTGGAAGACCGCCAAGAGCGACATGGAGCGCACCGCCACCATCCTACACATCGCCCTGCAGATCACTGCCAACCTCTCCATCGTCTGCGAGCCGTTCCTCCCCTTCTCGGCGGAAAGACTGCGCACCTTCCTCCAGACAGAGAAGCTGCCGTGGGAGCAGCTGGGTTGTTTCGACCTGCTGCCTGAAGGCCACCCGCTGGGCAAAGCGGAACTGCTGTTCGAAAAGATTGAGGACGAAACCATCGAACTACAGGTTCAGAAGCTGCTGGATACGAAGAAAGCCAACGAGGCGGAAGCTTACCGGGCGAAGCCGGTGAAGGAGAACATCCAGTTCGACACCTTTGAGAAGCTCGACATCCGCGTGGGTACGGTGCTGGAGTGCGAGAAGGTGCCCAAGGCGGACAAGTTGCTGCGCTTCCTGCTTGACGACGGTCTGGAGAAACGTACCATCCTCTCCGGCATTGCCGCCCACTACCCCAACCCACAGGAGCTGGTGGGACGACAGGTATGCTTCATCGCCAACCTGGAGCCGCGCAAACTGCGGGGCATCCTCTCGGAGGGTATGATCCTCTCGGCGGAGAACAGTGACGGCACGCTGGCACTGGTATCCCCCACCAAAGAGGTGCTTCCCGGCAGTCCGGTAGTGTAA
- a CDS encoding metallophosphoesterase family protein translates to MGLLVTLFALLSTSLHAQKLSFNEEGTFKIVQFTDMHYEHGNANSDTTLLLLSRVLDAEKPDMAVFTGDIVTGPVQEGWHAIMKHVEERKIPFAVTLGNHDHEQGVTREEIARIVTSSSYNLNTPAGSVTGRVMDNVIPIYGSKDKLKESALVYCFDSGAYSTVDGVKGYGWLTTDQIEWYKRQSLHYTVRNNFQPLPALAYFHIPLPEYRLAFNEETNVRYGVRLEAECSPDLNSGMFLAMREMRDVMATFTGHDHVNNYIVNYYDIALAYGCFSGWRTTYTPAMNGVRVVVLKENERAFDTWLHLLDGTIQDRVTYPAGFTSTEK, encoded by the coding sequence ATGGGACTGCTGGTCACCCTTTTCGCCCTTCTTTCCACTTCGCTGCATGCCCAGAAACTATCATTCAACGAAGAGGGCACCTTTAAGATCGTACAGTTCACCGACATGCATTACGAGCACGGGAACGCCAATTCCGACACGACGCTGCTGCTGTTATCGCGGGTGTTGGATGCTGAGAAACCGGATATGGCTGTTTTTACCGGAGACATTGTCACCGGTCCCGTACAGGAAGGATGGCATGCCATCATGAAACATGTTGAGGAGAGGAAGATCCCATTTGCCGTAACCCTTGGCAACCATGATCACGAACAGGGTGTCACGCGGGAAGAGATCGCCCGAATCGTTACTTCCAGTTCCTACAACCTCAACACTCCTGCGGGAAGTGTTACGGGTAGAGTGATGGACAATGTGATTCCCATCTACGGCAGCAAGGATAAATTGAAGGAGAGTGCACTGGTCTATTGTTTTGATTCGGGAGCCTACTCCACAGTGGATGGTGTGAAAGGCTACGGCTGGCTCACCACGGATCAGATTGAGTGGTACAAACGGCAGAGTCTTCATTATACCGTCAGGAATAATTTCCAGCCGTTGCCGGCACTGGCTTATTTTCATATCCCCTTACCCGAGTACCGACTGGCATTCAATGAGGAGACAAATGTGCGATATGGAGTAAGGCTGGAAGCCGAGTGTTCTCCTGACCTCAACTCGGGCATGTTCCTGGCGATGCGTGAGATGCGTGATGTGATGGCTACGTTTACAGGCCACGATCACGTGAATAATTATATCGTGAACTATTATGATATCGCTCTGGCCTATGGCTGTTTCAGTGGCTGGAGGACCACCTACACACCAGCAATGAACGGCGTGAGGGTCGTGGTGCTCAAAGAAAACGAGCGGGCGTTCGACACCTGGCTGCATCTGCTGGATGGAACCATACAGGATCGTGTGACCTATCCCGCCGGTTTTACCAGCACAGAAAAGTAA